Proteins found in one Choloepus didactylus isolate mChoDid1 chromosome 3, mChoDid1.pri, whole genome shotgun sequence genomic segment:
- the MED28 gene encoding mediator of RNA polymerase II transcription subunit 28 has protein sequence MAAPLGGMFSGQPPGSLGPPPGLPGQASLLQAAPGVPRISNNTLVDELESSFEACFASLVSQDYVNGTDQEEIRTGVDQCIQKFLDIARQTECFFLQKRLQLSVQKPEQVIKEDVSELRNELQRKDALVQKHLTKLRHWQQVLDDINVQHKKPAEIPQGSLAYLEQASANIPAPMKQT, from the exons ATGGCGGCCCCGCTGGGAGGTATGTTCTCCGGGCAGCCACCGGGGTCCTTAGGGCCACCGCCGGGACTCCCGGGCCAGGCTTCGCTTCTTCAGGCCGCGCCAGGGGTTCCAAGAATCTCTAACAATACCTTGGTAGACGAATTGGAATCATCTTTCGAG GCTTGTTTTGCTTCTCTGGTGAGTCAGGACTACGTCAATGGCACTGATCAGGAGGAAATTCGAACTG gtgTTGATCAGTGTATCCAGAAATTTCTGGATATTGCAAGACAGACAGAATGTTTTTTCCTACAAAAAAGATTACAGTTATCTGTCCAGAAACCAGAGCAAGTCATCAAAGAG GATGTCTCAGAACTAAGGAATGAGTTACAGCGAAAAGATGCCCTGGTCCAGAAACATTTGACGAAACTGAGGCATTGGCAGCAGGTGCTGGATGACATCAACGTGCAGCACAAAAAGCCTGCTGAAATCCCGCAAGGGTCCTTGGCCTACCTTGAGCAGGCATCTGCTAATATCCCTGCACCTATGAAGCAGACCTGA